AATTACACCATCGCACAGCGCTCAAGGAGGCTGGCAAACACAAAACCACAAAAGGATATCACCAGGAAGCTGAAGTCTGAAGCAACAACAAAGGTCACTGTGGAGCTGGAAAAGGATTatttggtaccactttacaataagactacccttataaagggtttacgaatagtttgtaattcatttattaattaggttgtgaacactttataaatcattaacaagctgttataagacatgagataaacagggcaactgtgaccggttgcttgccaataagtgagcccacatttatctgtactgctaagccttattagAAATGGGAGAAactcattaataaatggtgaTTTGTTTAACAATTTACAAGGCTCCCTTTTGacagttataaatgttagtaattcgtaaataaatggtcataaagagatgccaagaaacatcaagatggaaggggggaatcaactcagtgaacaacagataccaaggatgttgGCTGATGAAGACGACAAAGTAAgataagtagccaatataaggcttagtcatcttgccaaatagtgagcctgtgttgatgtatgaaaactatgttagaactggtttataaatggttcttaatgattaataaagtgtttacaacctaattaataacctaattataaacgctttatgaatcctttataagggtagtcttattgtaaagtggtaccaatTATTTTAATGATGATCTTTGAAGGAATGGTTCAACATTTTAGGAGAAGACAGAAATTATAATTTATAATATTGATAACTTTCCTGTCTGTACGTTCAACGTGAGACCTGGACATACACACTACGTAACTGCTGATCAGATAGAGGGAACTCAACTGTACTTGTTAACATTTTGTTAACAAGATACACGGTGTGCCTGTAGAGGTGCTTGTTGCCTGGTTTGGTTATCTAAAAACAGACTAACTGTCTCCACTGGTTTCCATACTTTAACCTCACCTAACCTTTATGGATGTTCTTACTGTCAGCAAGAAAACCTATTTGCCAAAATCTCACCAACAGCCTAACAGTCATTCATCTCCTGCAACACGTTACTTTACTGTTTTGAATTGTTATCATATCTTTAACTTCTTCAGGAAAAACTCTTTTGAAAACAGATTATGTCATTTTGATGTTTACAGTAGCTTAAATATGTAGGACACTTAAATGGCTGTCGTGTTGACtagaaaaaaagtaaaacaaacatgCATTGGATATGTCTCTTCCCCATATACACCAgaggacacagagacacagttaTAAACCACTGCATATGTTGCTCCACATGCAGAGCCCATACAGAAGGGCCATTATATGTTGTAGGATGATCGAGCAGCATGTCAGTTTTCCTGGCCAGGACACATTAACTGTACTGCTGGTGGAGTTTACAGTAAAGGCTTGTGTGCACactgtaaaaaatatccacctTATTGAGTCATTCAATCTCAGATACTTTCTGCATATAAGGGGAAACACTTTAATACATTTTGAGAGGCAATTAACTTCAATTAAATTACAGATTATTTATTTCTTATGTTTCTCTTGTCACAAAAACACATAGACATTATTTTGTCTATTtgtagcatttaaaaaaatacttttaaagattTAATTAAGGGCTACAACTAACTTCAATAAcctatttatattatttattatcaattgATAATTTGGTTTACATTAGAAAATAAAAGCTTTTTTTAAGTGGTGAAAAATCGCAATAAATATTCTTTATTCATTTATGGTCAATTGATTACTTGACTAATAATTTCAGCTCTAGTTTTCATAGCCTAATATAAAACTACATAACTGCCAGAATGGTCATTTCTTGCAGTGCGGACCGCCCCACTGGTGAGAGAGCCTGTCAAAGGCTGACAAATGGAGAGAGTGCTTTCTGCTGAGAGGCGTCCCTGCAGGTTTCGCATGCAGGCAGCAAACCAGGGCCCGGAAATTACATATATATCATCAACTATCATAATGTTGACATGCGAAAACCACATAACCTCAAAATGTAATGTGTGTCACTGAGGTTGTCCTCCTTAGTGACACACATTACGGTCTGCAGTCAAACTGAATTGCTGACTTGCATAAAAAGAGTTTGGTCACTTTTGGTAAGATAAAGAAAAACAAGTGTACAGATCGTAACGAATGAACTTCTGAACAAGCACAGGTCCAGGGGCCCAAGAGGTCAGGGGCCCCCTGTGCCCGTGTCCCTGCTCCAAAGATGAACTGTCCGTTTGTCGGTCGGTCTAACACTTTGGTTGGCTGGGAACCAGACAAATTCGCAAGCTCATGGTTTACTTGCTCTGGCAATTGCATCTCGCTGTGGACAGATTTTCCAGCAGCCTGAGCCAATCATAACTACCCGTGACCTTCTCAGCTATACTCTGGTGTCTGGTGGAAATtagcaaatgttagcatgcATATATGTTCATTTGAGCGGGAAAGCATGAATATGTGCTTAACATTAGCATGTAGATATTGCCATtctgagcatgttagcatgttgaTGTTAGCGTTTAGCACAAAGACCTGCTGTGCGCACATACAGTCTTACACAGCAACCTTGTCTATATTAATCCTTAAACAGTCAGCATATCCTAAACAAACAAATCGAATTCAGGGTTATGCATACAAGGTCAGTActtgtcaaataaatgtaagtTATTTATGAGCATATCGACACTGCTGTGTTGcagtttttttttaagtgaaaggGAGGGGCCAAAGAAAATATGAATAAGGCTTGCTCCTTTCTCCCTCCTCCCCAAACCATTAATTTCAACACAGTCCCTTAAGAATAAATTGCAACTCAGGATTTCCTTGCTGGTTTCTAAGATTATTTTGTACAGTGTGCTGCAGAATTGAGTATAGTACTGTATAGAGGACTGCCAGTGTGGAAGGAATgaggtttaaaacaaacaatctGTATCCCCAGTGGGAACAAAATACTGCAGCACTTTCTGATTCACCTGCAAAATGTCACTCACTTCAGACGATGCATTATTGTATACTGTTTCATAATCCATGGTTGCCTCTCAGCACACTGCAGGTACTGTGCCCTCTCCACATGCCCTCATAGCTGCAGTCCTCAAGGAAAGCAAGATTTCAGCAGTTTAACAGGCTGAACCCCTGCAGAGGACAGAGTGAAACATCAGGGCTTTTTTGCCTGTCCTGATGAAACACCTGGACATAGGTAAATGCGGTTTGTGGACATTTATTTGCTAGTCAGCATACTTCAGTCCAACATTCACTGGAGGGAATTGAAGTTCAAATGCTGGAAAGTTCCCAATTCTTGTGCTTTGAAATTAAAATAATGAATAACCTCTAACCTCTTTGACTTCACCCTTCATCTTCAAGTCCGCCCCTTCCTCTTATAATAATGAGCATGAATATGCAGTTTCAGCAAAGCAAGCAAATCAATAAGCTAATCATTCGGCGTCCTTCACAGAGCACTTAATAATTAAGTAAGGCATGATTTTAGGAACATTCTGTAGTATTTTTCCACTAGAGCAGAAAAAGGACCAAACACTGGAGTTATTTTCTGTAGCTGTGTAACATAAACATATGCTATTCTTGTCAGGTATGCATCATCACAAAGATCCCTCCATTATGTTTCAGAGCAGTGTCTGCATGAGTGTGTGTTGGTCCGGGAACACTCTCAGCAGAGCTAACCCCCTCATCTGTGTTGCTGCTGACTCATTGTCACAGCTCCTGAATCTGCTGCCTGCCTGCATTATTCACACACTCACCTTCCTCTGCCAAAGCCTCCTCAGCACCTGGAGCCTGAAACCAGAGGGGCTGAAACCAGAGGGGTCTGTAACCAGAGGGGCTGAAACCAGAGGGTTCTGTAACCAGAGGGGCTGAAACCAGAGGGGCTGAAACCAGAAGGGTCTGTAACCAGAGGGGCTGAAACCAGAGGGGGCTGAAACCAGAGGGGTCTGTAACCAGAGGGGCTGAAACCAGAGGGTTCTGTAACCAGAGGGGCTGAAACCAGAGGGGCTGAAACCAGAAGGGTCTGTAACCAGAGGGGCTGAAACCAGAGGGGTCTGTAACCAGAGGGGCTGAAACCAGAGGGGGCTGAAACCAGAGGGGCTGAAACCAGAGGGGTCTGTAACCAGAGGGGCTGAAACCAGAGGGGCTGAAACCAGAGGGGCTGAAACCAGAGGGGTCTGTAACCAGAGGGGCTGACACCAGAGGGGTCTGTAACCAGAGGGGCTGAAACCAGAAGGGTCTGTAACCAGAGGGGTCTGAAACCAGAGGGTCTGAAACCAGAGGGGCTGAAACCAGAGGGGTCTGTAACCAGAGGGGCTGACACCAGAGGGGCTGAAACCAGAGGGGCTGACACCAGAGGGGTCTGTAACCAGAGGGGCTGAAACCAGAGGGGCTGAAACCAGAAGGGTCTGTAACCAGAGGGGTCTGAAACCAGAGGGGCTGAAACCAGAGGGGTCTGTAACTAGAGGGGCTGAAACCAGAGGGGTCTGTAACCAGAGGGGCTGAAACCAGAGGGGCTGTAAGGGGATAAAACTACAGACAGAAACAAGAAGGGCGGGAACTAGAGGGGCTAAAACTAGAGAGGCTGcaacgaatcccgatgggccggtactgaagtgggccggtcggataagacactagcacccccccggtcgacaatttactagcggtatttacttgcggtaccggGGTGGGccagtcggataagtcactagcactaGACAGTagacacacatactgtatgtatatatgtatacatatataatCACACTTGTAATAATACAATAAAACCTGTTTAAGAAGTTATACTTGTTGTCAAACCTGAACATTATTGACACTTAAATATCTGTCTTTATATCTGCTTATAACTACATTATAGTGCCTTATAAATCATTTATTTCATAAAATAGATCCTGCTAGTAAATGCTCTATTATTACAGACCAAAACTGTCGTGTCAAATCATTGTCCTAACGCATTAATCAATAAGGAAATCATTATTAAATTGCAGCCCCAAACCAGTAACAACTTTGGATTGTCCTTCTGCCCACTGCAGAGACTGCAAAACAATattgaaatgtaaaatgtgtgtATCGAGTCGCCTGATTCAGATATCTACTGAAGCCCCTGTATGGACTGGCTCCTCCCTGTGTCTGTCAGCAGAGCTACAGGACAGGAGTCTCTCTGCAGGTTTCTACTGCTGCATCGGCCGGGAGAGAGCAGAGCTGCAGACTGAAGCGCTGCCATATGCACGCATGCTCTGCTCccactgaaaacacacacatatagccCTGACAAATGAGAGAACAAATCATATCTGCATTATAGTTGTGTATTTAGTGTGATTAAACATGGTGTATTTGAGAAAGTGTGGCATCAGTCTGTGTAATCTAGTGTGTGCTCGACTGAAGTTTGACTGCAGGGCTTCATCACTGACAGAAAGCCAGCTGCCCTCTAGTGGAAGACATTGGAACAACAAGCAGGAGTGATTTATAGTGACCATCCTCGGGAGTTATACAGTATGGCGGTGAGTACTTTCAGGTTTAAATATTAATAAGTCTACATGTTTGAATCGGGGTCGCTGAGAACACAACAGTAGACAAACACCAGCTCTGAGTTTTCAGTTTTATTTAAGGTTCATTTTTCCAGACCTGCAGAGGACCGTTCACTTCCTTTTAGCGCCtcacttttgttttttttaatgcgcAACATCATGTTAAAACCCACTGTATGACTGTGTTGGATTCTCCTGGATGATTTTGTTCATTTTTGTGAAATACTGTTAAATAGGGAACAGCAGGAGGGGTGGGAGTGGAGggtaagagagagaaagagacagagCGAACATGGATCAGAATTAagacttcaaaaaagaaaaaaggcggTGGTCGGAGGTCGGTCTCAAATCCTAGAAAGGATGAGAGCTTTTTAAATCACTGCTACAGTACTTGGAATTGTCTTGCAGCCCCTTCCTTTGGGACCCTCACATACAGCTGCTGAAGTCATACAATATTGCATATTTTTCAGCAATCCTTGACGCTAGACTCCCCCTCCAATCACTCAAGCTCCTTTCTCTCATCTGTCTGTTTTAAGGCCTCGGTTAAGCCCTCGTGGGTCCAACAGAGGGACCTGCTAACCCTGTTGCTACCCTCTTTAGTATCTTTGACATATCCTCATCCATTTTGTCTTCTCTTTGTGGTGGCTGTCCATGTTAGGGATAGCTACTGTAGGCACCACACAGTGGCACTGTGAGTAAGAGTCTAACCCTAGAGTTTAGGATGTGTGCCACCCTGTCCCTGCCGCCCTGTGCTCCATCCTCTGATACAGAGGTTCAGCAGCATTCTCCCTGCAGCAGGACAGGGCCAGTGGGAGTCCTCCACTAAAGGGAAAGTGGGCCAAGTCCTCTCAGGCCGGCCTTCTGTGTCCCCACCGAACAGGGAGTCCATGCATAACCTGTGCCCTCAACTCCCCCGTCATCCGCATTCACTGACAACCAAATCTCAGCTTCTCTTTAAAAAACACTCAGAAGCGCCAaccccttttctctctctcctcgtaTTCACAACTTGGCTGTTAGGGTTGACCCAGTTAAAGTGGGGAGGATGAGGGTCTTTGGGGCAAAGCTTCAAGAGCAGATTCACAGCTTGCTTAATTCCTCGAGAAAACGAATCGTCACCTTTCAGAAACATAAATGTTGTTCATGCCTAATCAttagttactttttttaaaacacctCCCTTCAGCTCATTTGTTTCTCTGTGGAGTTAGCTCTGGTGTCACCGCTGGGCGCTCGGTGCTAAACTGTCTCCTGTGCTCTCCGTTAGCAGCGAGCTACATCATGAATGCCATGTGACGCCCAGAACTAGGTCTAAGGAGTGATGATGGTCGCATGGAAAGAGGACCGATGACTTGTGCgccacaaacaaaaacaaatgggCCTGGGAGTCGACGAAAAGGAATGAGGAAGAGAAAAAGAAGAAAGCATGTTTGTTACTTTGTTAATAATGTTTCATACTCTGCAGATTGGTGTGTATTGCATTGAGGGGAGGGGTACAGGATGAGTGGGTATAAAGTGGCGGGGTGTAGTCTGTGTTCAGTGGCGGTCCACCGCGGCACTCTGTAGCAGCTCTGTGGCCGGCTGTCCGGGGGGTCTGAAGGCGGTCTGGAAGCCGGGGGGAGGGGAGTGGAACTGGCTGGCAGGGTTGGGGGGGTGCATGTAGGGAGCCCAGCTGCTAGCGCCTCTGTGGTGGAGGGGGATGTGGGCGTCCAGGAGGCTGCTGTGGAGGGGCTGGGGGGGGGCGGACATCGCAGAGCAGGCCGGACCGTCCATCTCTGTGAGAGCCTGCAGAGACTTGAGCCAGTGGGGGGGGTTGTCGTCCTGGAGACAGTCTATATTGTTCCCCGCTGACGCCGGGATAcctggggagggggggggcaggtgaGATATGATAAACACAAGGTGAGGTACAGAAACACTTTGAGGGTTGTTTTTAAACATCATgtatttgtttagttttttgtGAATTATTTTATTGCTTCGATTGAAGTGTTTTTTCATAGTTCTGGGATCTgaaaagaataaatatattgctTAGAAAATAGCAGGACAAAGTTTTGAAGTTCATTTCcgttgtttttatattcttagggctttgtttttgttgtttatcttttcaaggttctttatttagtcGGACTTAGCTTCAGTGATGCCGATGAAAATCTTGTGTCAGGGATTTTAAGGGGTTCTGATAGTTTTCTATGACATCAGAGACCATGTCAACTCATTCATTTATATCTATATGATTTAATAACGTTGTGTTATGTAAATGAGGCGGCAAACTACCAACTACTTATTTCCAGGAGTGAATCTTAtgctgtttattttttattgtatttgttgttctaCATATTTATTTCGAATGGTCAGAAAACATTCGAAATGATCCAGAGGCCAACATGACATTTTATAATCCTTTATTTGGTCTGATCAAGTCCAAAACAAGAAGTATATTAATTATTAAATTACATTAAATAAACTACTTCATTCCTCATATATGTCACACATTGTTGGATTCCAGCCTCTTTATTGTGGGAATGAGTTTCTTTGTCTCGTATTTTAGTAACTGATGTCCAGCTTCGATGTGCCGTGAGAAACGGTGTCTCCTAACCAACTGCCTGAAAGGGACAGTGTGTACCTGTGATGATGGCAGGGTCCATCCAGCTGGCTGGGCTTTCCCAGCTCAGGCTGTGGGAGAGACCTGCCGGCCCCATCGGGCCCCCGATGTGGTTAACACTgttggaggatgaggaggatgaagaggaagaggagattgGGAGGCCCCCGAAGTTGATGTTGATGTTGGGCAGCAGAGCTCTGAGGCCGTCCTGCCACTCTTTCACATTTAAGCCGTCTATAGAGCCACTGTTCTctgcaggagaggaggagaatcAGTCACTTTCTGCCGACTAGTGGTCAGCTGCAGAACTGCATCTACCAGCATGCCCTCTGTGAGGTCAATAAACACTAATTGAAACAAGTATCACAATCAATGGGAGGAGCGAGAACTCAAATAATTTACTTAACGAAGGAAATATCAATTTACAAGTAAACGTCCGAGAAATAAATACCTGAAATTTTCAGGCAGAATGGCTCCTTTCAGAAAGTCAATTATTatgttaaatatattattatacaaATCAGATAATTGGATTATAATCACTGGTGCTTTAACATGTAAGCATACTTGTACTGCTATTGCTAGAGGAGCTTTACATACCGGTTAATTAAAAAACACAGGatatgtttttgtaaatgtttgATATACATTTCATTGTAAAATCATAAGCTGTAAAATAACTAGTAAGTTCAGCTGTGCGATGAATGTGGAGTAAACAGTATACTGTTCCTCTCTTAGACAAAGTGAAGTAGAAGTataacatagcaaaacatgTCAAATGTAAAGTAAAAGTTCCCTCAACATTCTTCTTAAGTACTTGTGTCCATCACTGATCACAAGGCCGCAGTGTATattaaataacagtgtgaacGCGTAACGCTCAGTGTTAACATGCAGAAAGGCGTCCAGTACCTGAGATGGGGATCCCGCCCAGCCCTGTGTTGTGCTGAGGCGGCAGATTCAGGTCCAGGTAATTACTGTGTGAGGCAGCACTGGCTGAGTGGTTCAAGTGTGTGAGGTTATTTCGTGTGGGGACGCCCATCCAGGGGTGTCTGGAGGACAGCTGCTGCTGGCTGTGCTGGCTGTGCTGACTGCCGGGGAAACTGAAGGAGCTGAAGATGGCTCTGTGGTGGAGCTGGGGGAGGCGAGGCAGGCCGCTGGGGAAGTGGTGCGAGGCGTTCGGGTTCATGGGGGGCAGGCCGTGACTGTGAGCGCTGTGGGAGAGGAGCCCCGGGGACAAGGGGCACTGATCCTGCACCGACAGCTCCTTCTCGATCAGGTCGGCCAGGGCTTTACGAGTGACGTCAAACGGATCGAAGCCCAGGTCGTCGTCCTGCTGTTTGCTGGACGAGCCGAAGCCAAAGGCCGCCTGCCAGTCTGTGGAGGAAGACACTGGTATTGTGTctgtgaggagagaggagggaggagggaggagggaggagagaggagagaggagagaggagagacacGTTATGGAGCCGTTCTTCATGTGAGAAAGTACGAGCTGACGAGCCGTGGGAACTCTACAGCTAATTGATGATTAGCCTCGAGTCTCCAGACTTTAGGATGCTTAGCCTTTAACACCAAACAGGCTACTTCTGTGACTTTCtactatttaaaacattttcaaacaCTTTGTATTTTTCTTATAGTTTTACATTTCTAattgttttctttgttttctttcccCGTAAAGAACTTTGTAACTATGTCACAAAGAATAGACATTTTCGGTCACAGTTTGCAAACACAACATCCAGCTCAATGAGGATTACTGCGGGTTGAAGCCAACGCTCTTGTTTTGTAAAAAGGATGTCTACTTGTTATTTCTACTCAATATTTATCTCTCCTTTAAGACATTTATGATGACAAACTCTAAAAACATGCAAATATGAAGATATATACATTGCAAGTGTGATACCAGTGGTTTTTTTTGTCTCGATGTTATTATTTCTAAAAACAGTCACCTTAAATCAAATTTCTCCCATTCAAATAATTGCTTACTAAAAAGGCACCATTCAAAATGGTGTCACAAATAAACACTGTTTCCTATATTATTGCCTTCTCCATGCCATCAACACAAGGATAATTTTAAATTACTAAGATTATTTTGTCAACACTACAGAGATACACCCAACAGGTACAattgtagggctgtgcaattcatcgtattttaatcgcaattacgattttggcccgCCACAATGACGAAAACAACATCATCgaataaaactattattttgctttgctaggttgtgacagtgtaCTGCGACATATTTGATCTCATTTATTTTAGTCTAattaatttgtatttatcatatttatatacgtttagtagcttgtggaagtgcgctccaaaatatttgttgatcttgtttattggcatttattattttgatattatttatttaaatataaatgtatcatttatttttgcATTGGTTTTGTAATTtaattatacgttcagggtaaataacagttaaaaagatactgttcaaattattatttgtatttgttgtaaagttcaataaatcaatgaataatcgtatttaataatcgtgatatcaattattgaccaaaaataatcgtgattatgattttagccataatcgagcagccctagacAATTGATGCCTTTTTTCCCCGCTAATTTCccataaaatgtatatttttatTAGATTATTAAAATGGCCAAGTCTCCACCATTTTTATAATCCAGGGAAATTAAGAAGCAGAAAATACCTAAATGATGGAGACACTACTATTCCAGTCAATGTTATGATGTTTAATGCCAATAGCCACAGTATTATGAAAACACCTATAACAGGTCAACCGTTTGAAACCAGACCAAAAACACCACCGACGAAACCCTACAGACAAACGAAATGTTTAAATCTCCACTGTACCTGACGTGAAAAGGCTCTGTGGTTCGGGGGTCATGGGCCAGTCCGAGTTGCTGCGGGGGGAGCTGGGGAAGGGGGGGAGGCCGGCGGGGAGAGGGTTAGGATGTCTGAAGTTGCTGTTGTCTGAAAAGAGCGACTGGGACTCGGCTGCCGCTCCCTCGAAGGGTGAGCGTGCGCTGAGGTCTGACATGCTGATGGGCACTACCAGGCTGGGCTTTGATAGACCcggggggggagagggggagtcACTGCAGGCCATCTGGAgaaagagggaggaaaaaggggCTTGTGAGATCGTCCTTCATTTTAAAATCATGTAACAGAAACAAAACTGACATTAAACATACAAATGATTGTTATTGTTTCTACCTGTTGGAAAGTTTCTCCGTTCATCATACCGATCGACTCTGGTTTATCACTGGGACTGCAAATTCAAATGACAGACAACTTTATTAGTTACTAGCGTTTTTACACAGATAAACATAATAACAAACCAATACATCaagattatggcaaaaatcataatcacgattatttgggtcaataattgatatcacgattattaaaaacgatgatccatttactttgaaaacatcaatttattgaaaaaaaaaaa
This region of Pseudochaenichthys georgianus chromosome 6, fPseGeo1.2, whole genome shotgun sequence genomic DNA includes:
- the cnot4a gene encoding CCR4-NOT transcription complex subunit 4; translation: MSHSPEMKDDLMECPLCMEPLEIDDVNFFPCTCGYQICRFCWHRIRTDENGLCPACRKPYPEDPAVYKPLSQEEIQRIKNEKKQKQNEKKQKVTENRKHLASVRVVQRNLVFVVGLSQRLADPEVLKRPEYFGRFGKIHKVVINNSTSYAGSQGPSASAYVTYIRSEDALRAIQCVNNVVVDGRTLKASLGTTKYCSYFLKSMQCPKPDCMYLHELGDEAASFTKEEMQAGKHQEYEQKLLQDLYKINPSFLQPPACGTEKSKSKSNSTQRSNSSNGKDGWPTLSGHNKLSNGLSEDRKSPPLLDFLDQEGITSDGLDTDMGSAQCSALSPFSSNCDSNSPSDKPESIGMMNGETFQQMACSDSPSPPPGLSKPSLVVPISMSDLSARSPFEGAAAESQSLFSDNSNFRHPNPLPAGLPPFPSSPRSNSDWPMTPEPQSLFTSDTIPVSSSTDWQAAFGFGSSSKQQDDDLGFDPFDVTRKALADLIEKELSVQDQCPLSPGLLSHSAHSHGLPPMNPNASHHFPSGLPRLPQLHHRAIFSSFSFPGSQHSQHSQQQLSSRHPWMGVPTRNNLTHLNHSASAASHSNYLDLNLPPQHNTGLGGIPISENSGSIDGLNVKEWQDGLRALLPNININFGGLPISSSSSSSSSSNSVNHIGGPMGPAGLSHSLSWESPASWMDPAIITGIPASAGNNIDCLQDDNPPHWLKSLQALTEMDGPACSAMSAPPQPLHSSLLDAHIPLHHRGASSWAPYMHPPNPASQFHSPPPGFQTAFRPPGQPATELLQSAAVDRH